The genomic DNA TATAATATCATATTACTTTAGGGATGTTGGCATAATACCAGACTACTATATTGCTCTACTATATACTTTGGCTATGGGTGTGGATGCCATTGTGGCTTTACCCATGGGTTTAGCTTATGATAGGTATGGTTTGAAGGTTATTTCAGTGGCTCCAGTAGCTGCATTACTGATACCTGCAATGATTTTAAGCAACAATATATTCACATACGTATTGGCGGCATCCCTTTGGGGTATTTTTATGGGTGCATATGAAACTATTATGAGGGCTGCTGTGGCTGATTTGGTTGGCGCTGAGAGTAGAGCTTACGCTTACGGCATATACTCATTCCTTTCAGGGGTTTCATGGATGATTGGAACTATGGTTATGGCCTACCTACTTGAAACCTTTAGTTTTGGCATTATAGTTTTAAGTTTAGCTTCAGAGGGGTTAGCCTTAATACTACTAGTTACGCTTCTAGGTTTGAAGAGTGAAGCATGAATCTTCAATGATCCTTGCTTTTTACTGGTATTATTGTCAAGTATATGTTCCTCTCTCTAGGTCCATCAAATTCGCATAGGAATATCCTCTGCCATCTCCCAAGCATAAGTTTACCATTACTTATTGGTATTAGGAGTGATGATCCTATTAAGCTGGTTTTTATGTGTGCCGTTGCATTCCCCTCCATATGCTTGTACTGCCAATCTTCTGGGACGATCTTATTGAGTGATTCAATTATGTCTCTTGCGACGTTTTCATCGTAACCTTCATTTATTGTTAATCCAGCTGTGGTGTGTGGTGAGTATATGTGGCAAACCCCCTCCTCAACATCCCCCTTAATTGCATTATTGATTATATCTGTTATGTCTATGAATTCAACTCTCCCCCTACTCTTAACATTTATTACTTTAATCATACAAATCAATTTATATGGGCGTTTTAGATAAGTTTACTGTTCAATTTACCTGTGAATCCAAACCTTTAATTACATGGTTTTCCAAATAGTTTTGGTGATTCTCTTTGAGGATTGCTGTGGCAAGTTTCTCACATGAAACATGCACTTTTGTTCCAGTTAAAACCACTTATGATATGTTCAAGGATTTCATTGTTAGGGGTAATGCCATATTTGAGCATGCTAAGACGCATCCAAATTATATTCGTGGTTTCATGAAGGTTGCTGAGGAGGAGGGAGCTGAGCTTGTTGGGATATTGGTTGCAGGTCAGACGAGTGCAACTGGTTATAGTGGATGGATAACGCTAGATGCTTTTGATAGGATTGTGGGTGAAATTTTGGATGGCCTTAAAAGTTCAGGTCCATTTGATGGTGTTCTATTGGCGCTTCATGGGGCTATGGCTGTGGAGGGGGTTCCGAAACCTGAAGCTGAGATTGTTAGGCGTGTTAGGAGTGTTGTGGGGAGTATACCAATAATGGTTACATTGGATTTACATGCCAATGAAGATCATGAATTGGCTGAGGTTGCTGATGCAGTTTTCATTCTCAAAACATATCCACATGTGGATTCTGAGGATATAGGTATCATTGCAGCTAGATGTATGGTTAAAACCATTAGAGGTGAATTCAAACCAGTTATGGCTTTCCGTAAACCTAAACTTGTAACTGCAAGTATATATCAGGCGACAGATCGTCCTCCCATGAAGCTCGTTTATGATCGTTGTAGGGAGTGGGAAGCTAAGGGGGTTTACTGTGCATCTGTGGCTGCCGGTTATGCTTATGCTGACGTTCCAGATATAGGAGCTTCAGTTTTCGTTGTAACTAATGGTGATAGGGATTTAGCTGAGAGGGCTGCTCAAGATATTTCAGATCTCATATGGAGTTTACGTCACGAGTTTACGAAGCCCATACCCAAGCCTAGGGAGGGGGTTGCTGAAGTTTTAAGGCTTGTGAATAGTGGCGTTAAACCCATACTCATAGCTGAACATAGCGATAGAATTGGTGATGGAACTCATGTTTTGAGGGAATTGATTTCTCAAGGGGCTAAAAACTTCGTTATTGGCGGTATAGCTGACCCCAAAGCTTTGGAATGGTTAAAGAATAATGCGAAAATTGGAGATCACGTTAAAATTAAGATTGGAGGGTGGGCTCACCCAATTTCCGGTGAACCCGTTGAAATTAGCGGTAAACTTGAATTCATAGGTCCCATCGAGTATACATTGGTTGGACCCATGGGTCGGGGTAGACGGGTTCATGAAGACTTAGTTGCACTGATAGATATGGGTGAAGGTAGACATGTAATAATATCCAAGAGGCTTAGAGCACCAATGGATGATCAAGGGTTTAAAGCTCTTGGCATTGAGCCTAGATTGAAGGATATCATTGTTTTGAAGGATAGAATTCATCATAGAGCTTTCTGGGATAGTGTTGTAGCCCTCGATTACCCCATCGATTCACCTGGATTGGGACCGGCAGATTTAACGATACTTGAATACCATAATGTTCCAGATGACTTCTATCCGATTGGTAAGCTTTGGAGAGGGAAAAAAGTTTAGAGTTTATTTTGGTCTTCAACGATGGCCATACCCTACTTCTTCTTTTCCTCTTCCTTCTTTTTCTTCTTTCCGCATTTACTCATATTAATCACTCTTTAATGCGCTTTACTATAAATTTATGGTGGGTTGAATTTATAAAGCTTTCAATTCTTAGTGTTTGAGCTTTCTGAATATATAGGCCTATATTTAGTTTAACCTTTATATACATATAGGATAATCCATTTATGAGTGTATGGTTATGTCTTTGGCTAAGCGTGTTTCAACTATTGGGTTTATGGCTGCATTAACTTGTATATTGACGTCGATGTTTCAACTGTACATTTATGAGACTCATGGATACTTCAATTTTGGTGAAATTGGAGTTTATGTTTCAGCTATCCTTTTCGGTCCAATTGTTGGAGCTTTTGCTGGAGGGTTAGGGTCAGCTATGGCTGATATTCTTCTAGGATACTTTTGGTATGCCCCCGGAACATTAATTATTAAGGGTTTGGAGGGGTTTGCCGTTGGCCTCGTATATTCACTTCTTAATAGATTAAGGTTTAAACGTAACTTTACTGGTTTGGTTTCATCATCAATAATTGCAATAATCCTATTCTCCTCCCTCCTATATGTGGGATTAAATTACTATTCCGGATCGTCTGAATTCTCCTTTGGATTCCCCATTCTAGGTTATGGGACTGTGAATGTTGGTATTCCAAGTATATTTTGGATTTTTTCATCAATTCTTCTACTCATAATCTTCATTTACGTTTATGTTAAGGTTGATTTACGTTATCTTTACATGGCTTTATCTTGTCTGGTTGGGGGATCAATCATGATTTTAGGCTACTTCCTCTACGAGTTTTATGTTTTATCTTATGGTTGGGCTGCATTGGTTGAGGTTCCATTCAATTTTATGCAGATGCTTATAGGTTTAATAGTTTCCTCTATGATATGTGTTGGTATTGGTAGACGTGGTATTATGGTTGGTGGTTGAATTTGGGTTATCTTGGGAAAGTTCCACCAAGTCTTCTTGAGAAGTATGTTTTTGGTAGGATTGGCGTTATTGATGAGAGGGTTTTGGTTAAGCCATCTATTGGTGAAGATGCGGCTATAATTGATTTTGGGGATAAGGTTTTGGTGGTTCATTCGGATCCCATTACTGGAGCATCTAAGCATATTGGTTGGCTTTCAATTTGCGTTAGCACCAATGATGTGGCTGTTAGGGGGGCTATTCCTAAATGGGTTTCCATGGTCATACTTCTACCAGAACAATTCGATGAAAATCTACTTGACTCCATAACTAGGGAGATTGATGATGCTGCTAAAAGGCTTGGCGTTATGATTGTGTGTGGTCATACTGAGGTTACCCCTAAACTTGATAGGCCAATACTCATATCCACAGCTTTTGGTGAAGCTTTAAAGGGGAGGGTTGTGACTACTGGTGGTGCAAAACCTGGTGACCTAATAATTTTGAGTAAGGGTGCATGTATTGAGGGGACATTCATATTTGCCAATGAATTCTACGATCTACTCATAGGTAAAGTTTCAAAAGATGTCATTGATAGGGCTTTGAACTACATCCATTTGCTCAGTGTTTTGAAAGATGCACAGTTGGCTATGAGTGTTGGTGGAGTTAATTCCATGCATGATCCAACGGAGGGAGGGGTTCTTGGTGGTGTTCAAGAGATGGCCCAAGCCTCCTCTCTAGGCTTCATATTATATGAGGATAAAGTCATAGTTAATGAGGAAACTAAAATTATATGTGAAGCTCTTGATGTGGATCCTTTGAAAACCATAAGTTCCGGTGCACTTTTAATTTCAGCTAAACCAGATTACGCTGAATCCATTGTTAATGTTTTGATGGATAATGGGATTAAGGCTTCAATTATTGGGAGATTTACCTGTAGAGAGTTTGGTTGGAAGCTAGTTAAGGGTGATGGATCTGTTTTGGATGTTTCTGAGCCTGTTGTTGATGAGCTTTGGCGTATTTATGGGAAGCTTAAATCTTAACTCCTCTTGAAGTATTCAATTAAACTCCTCTGTTTAGGTTTCTCCTTAAGCTTTAACACGTATTTTGCAACATCATCTATTGAGTGAAACTTCAATTTCAATAATTCCTCAAACCCCCATCCAGTACATTTTATTGTGGCTATTAATGATGCTGTAATTGTTGATTTCGTTACATCTCCAGTGATCTTGTATGCTGCTAGGAATGCTCCACACCATGTATCCCCAGCTCCAGTTGTATCCATTATCCTTAGGTTCATGCCTGTCAGTGCTGGTATCATTATGCTTTCCCCATTTATCTTCACTATAGCTCCAAGTGACCCTAAAGTTACCACAAGCATTTTGCATTTCAATAGATTTAATGCTTGGGTTAATGTGTCTGTTCTTGCGAGGAGTTTTGCCTCAGATTCATTCAAAACCATTATGTCAACTTTCCCCATTATGCTGATTAAATGCTTCCTTTGCTTTCCATCCTTCATATATCCATCCCAACTATTTACTGATATCATTGATTTTGGGGTATACCTCTTAATCTTGTCAATTATCCTTTCAACTTTGCTTGGAGTCATTGGTGCAATGTGGAATAGGGTTTTCCTAGTCATCCAGTTTACTGGTATAGTTTCAGCTTTAACATATCTTCCAGCACCTATCCTCGCCTTTACATAATTTGCATTCCATTTCTCATCATAGTTTATTTCGAAGTATGTTGATGGAACTTTAACCTCCTTTATAACCCTATTACTGAATATTTTCAGTATATCCTTATACTTGTAGTCTCTCCCTATTGCAGATATTATCCCAACATCTTCATACAATGTTTTTGCAGCTATAGCTGCATATAGTGCTGCCCCTCCAGGTTGCTCCCTTTCACCATAGATATTCTTCACTTTATCCATTGAAACATGTCCAATGAACACTATCCTACTACTCAAATTTAATGCACCTTTCCCTAAACTACAGTCAATATTATCTATCTATTTCCATGGTTTTAAAGTGTTTGATTCAATTGTTTACATGGATTTTTCATAATACTGCTAGGAATAAGTGTATGTTTTCTGGATCTAAGATTAAAATGCCCTTTGGATACCTCCTATGAGGCTTCCCAATTTTAACTTCAACTTTAATTCCATTGGCAATGCAATCCATTTCAAATCCATTCCTGAAATAGTAAACTGATCCAAATCTCCTTTTCAAATGTGATTGAACTATCCACTCATAGAATGCGCTTTCAAGATAATTCTCACCAGTCCATATGCTTAATGTTTTAGCTAGGAATGGATCTTCAAAGAAGAATTTCCTCTCCTTCCTCCATTTCACTCCATTATCTTTGAAGAGCGCCATGTCTAGGATGAAGAGGTTTTGTAGCATTTCAATGTATTCTTGAACTGTTTTATATGAAACTCCAACATCTCTACCAATTGTTGAGAAGGAGATTGGTGAGGGGGCTTTCCCCATTATGCTGGCTATTATTGCCTTTGTTAATTCTAATCTTCTCTCAGCTCTCAATATTTCACTTTCAATGGAATAGATTAACTGCACTTCTGCTGCTGGTATTTCATTTATGGATATTGGGAATCCTCCATGTTTAATGTAGTTTTCAAATTCCCCCCTTATCTTATCATTAACTTTCCAGAGACTATTCATGTCCTTCCCAATTTCCCCACAGCTCTCAACGTTAATGCCTCTTATCTTTAAGAATTCTCTAAATGATAGAGGTGAAACAAAGATGTCCTTTCCATACCCCCTTCTCCCGGGGAAGAGTTCCACTTCACCTTTAAGTTTTATTGATGAAGAACCACTCACAGTTATGACGTCGTTTTTGAAAAACCCCATATCAATATAGCTTTTAATTATCCTCCACCACCCATTAACTGCTGTTACTTCATCTAGGAATATGAATGAGCTCTTTACACCTTCACCTTCCCTCATCTTCATGTATTCATCTAGGACTCTCCTCAGACTATCTGCATCAGTTAAAATTGTACAATCAAAGTAGAATATCCTTTCCGGTTTCCCCTCCCTTAAGAGTTCTCTTATTAAGAGTTTTATTCCTGTGGTTTTACCCACCTGTCTTGGACCTATTATGAAGTTTAGGGAGTATGGTTGGAGGGATACTTGCTTTATCCATTCTGGAATCCATTTTACCTTCATACCCTCCCATTTCCTTATATCATAATCTTCCTCTCCAATCCACCAAGGATTCTGCTTTAAAATTAACTCTTTCATTGTTAGAAGTATAGGTTCTAATTGCTTATAAATATTTAGAATTTTAATTTCTATAAGTTTAAAAGTCACTGAATATCCTGCTCTCTAATGGTTTTGAAATTGATGTTCTTTTGGTGGTTTCCTAAACATTTTATGACTAATTGACCCCCCTTAACTAGGAATCCTTTTATCTTGTTTTGCTATTATTTATTGGATTGGTGTTTATGAGGATTTTATTGTTTGAAGATGAATTTCATAAAATTCTCGATCCACTGGTTTCTATGAGGGCTGTTGCAGAGTTGAGGCTTGGTTTTCACAGCATTTTTGAAGCTGTTTCAAAATTCTTTAATTCTGAGATTATCCTTTATGTTAGGAGTTATCTTGTTGATGTTTTGAAGGTTAGGTTTGGTGGTTTGAAGGTTAATTGTATTGATGATTTTGATGATGTTTTAATGGTTAATTCCAGATTGATTCCAAAGGCTGAGAATTTGAATTTGATATCATCACTTGCTTCTAAGAATGCTTCTTTTATGCTTTTTGATGGTGGTGAGATTGTTGCAGTTAAGGTTCGTGGAAGTCTGCTTGAAGATATCCTCTCCAAATCCCATGATGGCGTTGTAAGGTCAGATGCTCTTAAAACTCTCCGTGGAGGATGTAGTGTGTATGATGTTGGTGGTATGCTCATAAAGAATCTTTGGGATATTATCTTGTTGAATGAAGATCTCATTAAAGAGGGGTTTACGGTGCATGGTGTTAATGGTGAATTGGATGATCATACGATAGTTTATGGGTCTAAATCGAATTTGTATGTTGGTGAAGGCTCTAGGGTTGAGGGTAACGTTAACATTGACGTTAGAAGTGGACCTGTATATATTGGTCGTAATGTAAATGTCCTTGGACCCTGCAGAATTGAGGGGCCCTCATATATTGGAGATAACACAATAATATTGTCTGGAGCTAGAATTAGATCTGGGAGCAATATTGGATTTAATTGTAGGGTTGGAGGGGAAGTTGAAGCATCAGTATTGCATGGATATGTGAACATGTATCACCCAAGTTTTGTTGGTCACTCATATGTTTGTGAATGGGTTAATCTAGCAGCCTTCACGGTTACAAGTGATTTGAAGAATACTTATGGGAATATACGTGTTAAAATTGGGGGTTCAATAGTTGATTCCGGTTTGAATAAGCTTGGAAGCTTCATAGGTGATCATGTTAAAACATCAATTAATTGTGGAATATTTGCTGGTAAACGTATAGGCATATTCTCACATCTCTTTGGATATGTTTATGAAGATGTCCCTCCATTCACAATATACTCAAAAGCTCTTGTTGGGAAGTCTTACGAGCTTAAATTGGAATCTGCATTGGAAACTATGCGTAGAGTCTATCTTCGTAGAGGTAGACAATTATCCCCTGAGGAAGTGGAATTGGTTAAATACCTCTTCCAATCATCAGATGATGAGAGGGTTAAGGCTGGCGTAGTGAAGGGATCCTTAAGCATAATTTAATACATCAAGTTGCTGGTATGGTATACTATTTATATCTGTTAATCCAATAAGGTTTTGGGATCTATTTTGTCAGATGAATCTAAGGATAGTGAAACTTCAAAGGTTGATGAAGAGGTTGAGGAGAAGGAGGAGGTTTTATATGAAACTGATGCCACTGAACTTAGCGTTAATGATAGGAATTATAGGCGCTTGAGAGCTATAGGGCTACTATCCTTCTACTTTGCATTGGCATTCATATTATTCCTATTCATAGATGTTTTAGCTATGATAGTGGTCTTTATAGTTATGTGGTTTTCCCCATACCCCTTCATACCAACCTTCGCTGTCTACAAAATAACTGATAGAGCTGTTGTGGATAATAAGGGTAGAAGGCTTGAGATAACCCCTGAATATAAATTCCAAGTGAACTTAAGGCATAGCTTTGTTAGTTTGAGGAAGGGTAGGAGATCAATCCTATGGCTATACACCAATGAGCCAAACAAGGTTGTGGAGATTTTAGAGAAGGTTTCCAGCATATGTTATGATAGACTTTTGAAATCTAAAACAGAAGCCCCACAGAAGAGTGAAGGTAAAAACTAAAGGCTATTCCCATAAAACTATCTTAGGAACCCCCAACAATTATTTATTTAGTTTTGCCATACTTCGCTTGAATTTTTGTGGTAATTTTATATGGGATGAAGGACATTGTTAGGTGCTTTAATACATAAATATTGAACTTCCATGTAATGCTTTCACATTTCATGAAACTTTCAATATTATGTTTTGGTGATGTTAGCGTTATAATGGTTTGGTATTATTTTTGAGTATCCCCCTCTTCTTTAACAATTTTATTATTATGTATCCAGTAATCGATCCTGGTATACTACTTGCCATGAATGGTATTATGAATGCAATTGCATCCATGGTTTTTCCAAGGGCTATTCCCGCTATTATTGGGCTTATTAATGCTCCGATGAATGTTCCAATGGGTTCTAATAGTGCTGCTTCGTCGCGTTTAATAATTTTGTATGCTAATCCAACTACTATAGCTCCGGGAATTCCGCCAGGAAATGCGAATATTGTTCCTGTTCCGAGAATGTTTCTGGCTATACCTGTTATTGTGGCTGCAATTGCAGCGTATACTGGGCCTACTATTATTCCAGCAATGCCGTTCATCATGTGTTGGAATGGTAGAATCTTCATAACTCCCACTGGTATACTGAAATATCCTAAGATTATTGATAGCGCTGATAGTATTGCTGTTAAAACTATGCTTTTCACATTTAATGCCCCCTTATTCTTTCTCATCATAACCCCCATCGGCTAACTGTAATTTGTGTTTATATTTAAACATTATTACTATTGTTATTTTATATGCATACCTATATAGATTCAACTAACTCAAAATTATTGTTGGTGGTTGCTCATGTTTGATGTTGCTAATCTTCTTGGTAAGAGGGTTTTAATAGTAGGTGATGTTGGTTCAGGCAAGACAGTTCTAACGCTTAAAATTGTATATGGATTAATTGATCTTGGTTTTGGTGGGAGTATATCTATTCTTGATTTCGCCCCCAACCTTATGTTGCATTGTGGTAGGAGGGTTGGTGGAAAGTTTACTGATTACTCTTTTAATCCAAAACTTGTTAGAATGTATATTCCAGTGGAAACTATTCCTCCGAGAATTTTTGGTAAGTGTAGGGATGAGGTTTTGATGTATGCTAATATGAATAGGGGGAGATGTGGGGATGCTATTAAACTTTTCATTGATGATCCAAGCGATATACTTGTGATAAATGATTTAAGTTTGTATTTTCATGTTGGTGATTTGGGTTTAATTGTTGATGCTATGAAATTGTGTAAAACATTTATTGCAAATGCGTATTTTGATGGTTTCATTGAAGATAAATTCTCCACGGGTATTTCCATTAATGAACGTGAAGTTACCATGAATTTAATGAAGATTGTGGATATCGTTATTAATTTGAATGTTCAGGGTGTTCGTGTAATGTAGTCTGTTATCCTCTTCTGTTTGATTATTTCCCTAAGTAGTTTGCTCTCCCTCATCCAATATGTGCTTTTAACCTTCAATCTACTTGAAGCATAATTTAATGCTTCTTCAAGGGTATTGAATTTTAAAGGCTTATTTCTGTAGGCTTTCCTAACACCCTCCCTAACAACCCAAACTCCCAGTGGGAGTATGTATTCTGGATATGCTTCTCTAACTATTAGTGTTGCAGCTTGCCTCCCCTCCTTCTCAAGATGTTCTGTTGTGGCTAGTCTTGCTGCATAGTAGCATCCTCCAATCTCAGCGTATGTTGTTCTCCCCCAATATGGTTCATAATCTCCACCTATAGCGATCATGCTTTGATCTTGATTCCATGCGGTTCCAGGATACCATACCTCGATGAACTCATACTGCCACTTCTCTGGAATCATTATTGCTATAAACCTATTTCCAAGTAGATCTGACTCATACACTCTATACTCATTTATCAATGGGTTCCTCTTAACAACTTCATCTCTAAGCCTTCTAGATATTGTGCTATCAACGGCTGTTATACTCCACCTTGTTGGAACCATCCTTCTCTCAATACCAATTCCAAGTGCTCCTACACTTAGTACCCTCTGCATACTGCTTACTGGTATACTGTTTGTGAATAGTTTCATTAAAGCTTCTGAAGCTTTTAAATCGTAGTCGTAGTATACTCTTTCAATTATTGGATTAGCCTTCACACTTGATACCAATATT from Candidatus Methanomethylicota archaeon includes the following:
- a CDS encoding secondary thiamine-phosphate synthase enzyme YjbQ; amino-acid sequence: MIKVINVKSRGRVEFIDITDIINNAIKGDVEEGVCHIYSPHTTAGLTINEGYDENVARDIIESLNKIVPEDWQYKHMEGNATAHIKTSLIGSSLLIPISNGKLMLGRWQRIFLCEFDGPRERNIYLTIIPVKSKDH
- a CDS encoding M81 family metallopeptidase, translated to MRIAVASFSHETCTFVPVKTTYDMFKDFIVRGNAIFEHAKTHPNYIRGFMKVAEEEGAELVGILVAGQTSATGYSGWITLDAFDRIVGEILDGLKSSGPFDGVLLALHGAMAVEGVPKPEAEIVRRVRSVVGSIPIMVTLDLHANEDHELAEVADAVFILKTYPHVDSEDIGIIAARCMVKTIRGEFKPVMAFRKPKLVTASIYQATDRPPMKLVYDRCREWEAKGVYCASVAAGYAYADVPDIGASVFVVTNGDRDLAERAAQDISDLIWSLRHEFTKPIPKPREGVAEVLRLVNSGVKPILIAEHSDRIGDGTHVLRELISQGAKNFVIGGIADPKALEWLKNNAKIGDHVKIKIGGWAHPISGEPVEISGKLEFIGPIEYTLVGPMGRGRRVHEDLVALIDMGEGRHVIISKRLRAPMDDQGFKALGIEPRLKDIIVLKDRIHHRAFWDSVVALDYPIDSPGLGPADLTILEYHNVPDDFYPIGKLWRGKKV
- a CDS encoding ECF transporter S component, coding for MVMSLAKRVSTIGFMAALTCILTSMFQLYIYETHGYFNFGEIGVYVSAILFGPIVGAFAGGLGSAMADILLGYFWYAPGTLIIKGLEGFAVGLVYSLLNRLRFKRNFTGLVSSSIIAIILFSSLLYVGLNYYSGSSEFSFGFPILGYGTVNVGIPSIFWIFSSILLLIIFIYVYVKVDLRYLYMALSCLVGGSIMILGYFLYEFYVLSYGWAALVEVPFNFMQMLIGLIVSSMICVGIGRRGIMVGG
- a CDS encoding AIR synthase family protein codes for the protein MGYLGKVPPSLLEKYVFGRIGVIDERVLVKPSIGEDAAIIDFGDKVLVVHSDPITGASKHIGWLSICVSTNDVAVRGAIPKWVSMVILLPEQFDENLLDSITREIDDAAKRLGVMIVCGHTEVTPKLDRPILISTAFGEALKGRVVTTGGAKPGDLIILSKGACIEGTFIFANEFYDLLIGKVSKDVIDRALNYIHLLSVLKDAQLAMSVGGVNSMHDPTEGGVLGGVQEMAQASSLGFILYEDKVIVNEETKIICEALDVDPLKTISSGALLISAKPDYAESIVNVLMDNGIKASIIGRFTCREFGWKLVKGDGSVLDVSEPVVDELWRIYGKLKS
- a CDS encoding carbohydrate kinase family protein, whose product is MSSRIVFIGHVSMDKVKNIYGEREQPGGAALYAAIAAKTLYEDVGIISAIGRDYKYKDILKIFSNRVIKEVKVPSTYFEINYDEKWNANYVKARIGAGRYVKAETIPVNWMTRKTLFHIAPMTPSKVERIIDKIKRYTPKSMISVNSWDGYMKDGKQRKHLISIMGKVDIMVLNESEAKLLARTDTLTQALNLLKCKMLVVTLGSLGAIVKINGESIMIPALTGMNLRIMDTTGAGDTWCGAFLAAYKITGDVTKSTITASLIATIKCTGWGFEELLKLKFHSIDDVAKYVLKLKEKPKQRSLIEYFKRS
- a CDS encoding ATP-binding protein produces the protein MKELILKQNPWWIGEEDYDIRKWEGMKVKWIPEWIKQVSLQPYSLNFIIGPRQVGKTTGIKLLIRELLREGKPERIFYFDCTILTDADSLRRVLDEYMKMREGEGVKSSFIFLDEVTAVNGWWRIIKSYIDMGFFKNDVITVSGSSSIKLKGEVELFPGRRGYGKDIFVSPLSFREFLKIRGINVESCGEIGKDMNSLWKVNDKIRGEFENYIKHGGFPISINEIPAAEVQLIYSIESEILRAERRLELTKAIIASIMGKAPSPISFSTIGRDVGVSYKTVQEYIEMLQNLFILDMALFKDNGVKWRKERKFFFEDPFLAKTLSIWTGENYLESAFYEWIVQSHLKRRFGSVYYFRNGFEMDCIANGIKVEVKIGKPHRRYPKGILILDPENIHLFLAVL
- a CDS encoding DUF2208 family protein encodes the protein MSDESKDSETSKVDEEVEEKEEVLYETDATELSVNDRNYRRLRAIGLLSFYFALAFILFLFIDVLAMIVVFIVMWFSPYPFIPTFAVYKITDRAVVDNKGRRLEITPEYKFQVNLRHSFVSLRKGRRSILWLYTNEPNKVVEILEKVSSICYDRLLKSKTEAPQKSEGKN
- the thiW gene encoding energy coupling factor transporter S component ThiW → MGVMMRKNKGALNVKSIVLTAILSALSIILGYFSIPVGVMKILPFQHMMNGIAGIIVGPVYAAIAATITGIARNILGTGTIFAFPGGIPGAIVVGLAYKIIKRDEAALLEPIGTFIGALISPIIAGIALGKTMDAIAFIIPFMASSIPGSITGYIIIKLLKKRGILKNNTKPL
- a CDS encoding Nre family DNA repair protein, which codes for MKEDTEKKRFVKKVKRKIPWIEHIIENYEDALDLNILNQEVSVRSRNINLCIYCRGGRNLCGKPLCPIMLKLRSYLKVRDNIRRESLEGSSPPAVFVGRYGYPNVQVGPLIPPIMGDTEVYDHPERWIDMSIEEIIDIRLQLIRGRFPVNVKKMDHSNKNLEATREMALSSKPVDAEVEFTKPPGSRILLDDEVQPMGPSAPINKILVSSVKANPIIERVYYDYDLKASEALMKLFTNSIPVSSMQRVLSVGALGIGIERRMVPTRWSITAVDSTISRRLRDEVVKRNPLINEYRVYESDLLGNRFIAIMIPEKWQYEFIEVWYPGTAWNQDQSMIAIGGDYEPYWGRTTYAEIGGCYYAARLATTEHLEKEGRQAATLIVREAYPEYILPLGVWVVREGVRKAYRNKPLKFNTLEEALNYASSRLKVKSTYWMRESKLLREIIKQKRITDYITRTP